The DNA region AACTGTATATTCTCCGCCCTAAAACTAGATTCTTCGTGTAAAAAGAGTGTTGAAAAAAAAGTTTACCAAAAACCGGCTGTTTTGGCCTGTTTAGAGCATAAATGACACACCCAGGGACGGGTGGAAAGTCATAATGTTGGAACCTTTCAAGGAAGATTCTGCAAGAAGGTTGGTTGCCAGCAGGTTGGAGAAATTCTGGACGACCCTAAGATCAATGATAAAGTGCTTGTTTACAACGAACTGAAGGTCTGCAACAGCTCCGATTTCAACACCTTCCGTGGGCATGGTGTTGCTGCGTTTTTCCTTGGCGTGACGATCCTTGGTGTCGATGGTCTGACGGAATTCGGAATCCCCCTGCATCTTTAAACCGATATCGCCACCAAGCCCCAGATAGAAGCCGTCGTCAACAATGGCGTATCGGATCATGACTGGAATTTCAAAGAGCATTTCGGTGATAAGAGCTTCGTTATGACCGTAGTCCGAATCATGTTCGTAATTGTAGCGCCTGTAGGTATAGTCTATACCTGCCTGGACGCTAAAGTCCCTAGAAACAGGGAGCGCTGCAGAAAAACCAATGTTCCCGTCGAAACCGATTTTCCAACCGCTGGATTTTTTTCCGAAGGCGGTATTTGCGCCAAGGCCTGCGCGGACGCCGAATTGGATTTTACGAGCGAAGCCTTCTTTGCGGGCCTGGTAGTCGTTTTTGGATTCAGTTACAAAATAATCTCGTGAATCCTCTTCGTCGTCCATATCAATTACGTTATTTTTTGTGGAATCGGCAGCGGAAGAGTCTTGTACAGAGGAGTCAGCTACGGCAACATTCGTGGAATCCTGGATGGCATCTTGTGCAGGATCCTGGTAGGATTCGTTGGATTGCTCTTGGTTAGGATATTCTACTCCACAACCATCGCCAACGCAGTTTGATGCGCTTTCTTCTCCGGTGCCCTCAAAAACGCCTTGGGCAAAGGTGTTCCCGGACAAAAGGATTAATAAAGAAATGATAAAAGAAAACTTTGTGGCGTGCATATTTGAATTATAATTTTTTTTGAGAGTGTTGGAACATAAAATTAGCTGTTTGTGTATATTTGGGAATAGGTTTTAAAGGAGTTTTTATGCGCAATATATGTCTTATTTGGCGAGGCCTTGCCTATGTGGCTCTGGTTGTTGCGTCTTCCATTGTGATATGTGCATGCGGCGATGATTCGTCCGCAGGTGCAAAGGACAATTCTCAATTAGGTGATTCTTCTATTCCAAGTGAAGATCTTGAAATACTAGGTTCATGCGAAGATGGTTTAGATGGACGAGTTGTAGGAATTGTGGATGAAAATGGTGAGACGGATTACCTCTGTAAGTCAGGAACTTGGACTGCTATAAGTGAAGAGGAAGCTTTTTGCGTATTGAATCCTCTATTGTGTCGTGAGAGACCTGTAGAAACATGTTCATCTGAGGAAGAGGGACAATACAAGACCGTAAGTGATACAATTTTGAGATACCAAGAGGGTCATGTTCTAGCGGAAGACCTGTACTATCACTGTGTTGAAGGCGAATGGGTGAAGACGGAATATCGTGGACCTGTAGAATCCTGTACTGCAGAAAACGAAGGTGTGGTGGATACTTTTACCGTTTATAGCGGCCGATTTCATACGGACTATTATTTTATTTGCAATGACGGCGTGTGGAAGGAAACGGGAAAACCTGCTGGCCCCAGTGTAAGTGAACAGTGCACCAAGGAAGATACGAAGGTGGGGGATACTTGCGTTGTTTATAGACCATCGGAAAACGAAGGCTCCCTTGGATTGGCGGGAACCAGCGTAAAGTATGTCTACACAGAAGCGGGAGAATGGGAACCCGTTTGCCAACTTGCTGCTAATGGCGAATGCAAGGAAGAATAACAACAGAGTGGTTTATGTGCTTACAAAAAAGGGAGTCCTGCTAGGCGGGATTCCTTTTTTTCTAAATTTCCGCCGTAAAATTTATCCCGCGTGTCATCCTGAGCGAAATGCCGTAGGCATGAAGTCGAAGGATCTAGCTTCCTGGATGGTTCGCAAGAGGTATCTTAAAAATGGCAAAGTACAATCCGCAAGAAATTGAAACCAAGTGGCAGGCTTACTGGGCTGAACATCAGACCTTCAAGACTGGCACCGACCAGTCCAAGCCCAAGTTCTACTGCCTGGACATGTTCCCGTATCCCAGTGGCGCAGGCCTCCATGTTGGTCACCCCGAAGGTTACACCGCAACGGATATCATTTGCCGCTACAAGCGTTCCAAGGGTTTCAACGTCTTGCACCCCATG from Fibrobacter sp. includes:
- a CDS encoding PorT family protein, which translates into the protein MSGNTFAQGVFEGTGEESASNCVGDGCGVEYPNQEQSNESYQDPAQDAIQDSTNVAVADSSVQDSSAADSTKNNVIDMDDEEDSRDYFVTESKNDYQARKEGFARKIQFGVRAGLGANTAFGKKSSGWKIGFDGNIGFSAALPVSRDFSVQAGIDYTYRRYNYEHDSDYGHNEALITEMLFEIPVMIRYAIVDDGFYLGLGGDIGLKMQGDSEFRQTIDTKDRHAKEKRSNTMPTEGVEIGAVADLQFVVNKHFIIDLRVVQNFSNLLATNLLAESSLKGSNIMTFHPSLGVSFML